A genomic window from Silene latifolia isolate original U9 population chromosome Y, ASM4854445v1, whole genome shotgun sequence includes:
- the LOC141631274 gene encoding uncharacterized protein LOC141631274 yields MDTTDILKKRVEWMQCNNRTDELYINGVNEFLDFAFSNASSNHNINDEDEEVTVPCPCYTCNNKWHKKRDDIFEDLMVNGIVRGYIRWVYHGESKPSLKRPRTELGGNNDDIISMIRESRDPIMFVDALDEGCEYTNDDCHEEEPHIKHGNEPIIDKLINDAQLPLYPGCEELSKLSFILKLFQIKCMDGMTNKAFSNILKMFKNTLPKGADVPSSYYEARKMITDLGFNYIKIEACVNACMLFWKEHVNLEKCNICEKKRDMSSPKVLRYFPIIPRLQRLFMSSKTSVDMRWHLERRKDDGVLRHPADSEAWKHFDKLYPSFAEESRNVRLGLASDGFNPFGGLRSDYSIWPVVIVVYNLPPWMCMKQPYSILSLLIPGKSSPGNNIDVYLAPLIEELQQLWEVGSTTFDVVTGEYFNMRAALLWTINDFPAYANLSGWSTKGYKACPFCMSDTNSLRLPNCSKICFMDHRCFLPIDHTWRYCKTFNGKEERRAAPSQLSGHEILSQVHEFDGMKYGKTITHPKRDDNWKKKRKTKDSIKARHDLKFLKIRNHLAPKLVNGKWHMPPAPYTLSRDQKEKVCKFLEGIKVPDGYSSNFSKCINLDKCKIWGLKSRDCHVILEQLLPFAIRRVSQPKVYEVVSKLSTFFKELCSKTLKLEVLDRIQEHIIITLCEMDKIFLPSFFDIMVHLCVHLAVEAKIAGPVQYRWMYPIERFKCYVRNKNRPEGSIAEGYIIEECMLFCSKYLCEIETKYNQTERNADIEIDGYKGLAIFKPSGIPLGKAKTRQLTDIELMQAQDYILKNCEEAESYISEYNEETECLDDDGDALQQSHPESILDGFSASIGKDGIHNISDLRDDIGDIIVDSNDQNQPKVANGTETGYDDISDNSNDEDDYSDSNGDEESDEDTDIA; encoded by the exons ATGGATACTACGGATATACTGAAGAAAAGGGTTGAATGGATGCAATGCAATAATAGAACAGACGAGTTGTATATAAATGGAGTCAATGAGTTTCTTGATTTTGCGTTTTCTAATGCATCTTCAAATCATAATATCAATGATGAAGATGAAGAGGTTACTGTCCCTTGTCCTTGTTATACATGCAATAATAAGTGGCATAAGAAAAGAGATGATATATTTGAAGATTTAATGGTAAATGGTATTGTTCGTGGATACATTCGTTGGGTTTATCATGGTGAATCTAAACCCTCTCTCAAAAGACCTAGGACTGAATTAGGTGGAAATAATGATGATATAATCTCCATGATTCGTGAGTCTCGTGATCCTATTATGTTTGTTGATGCACTAGATGAGGGATGCGAGTATACAAATGATGATTGTCATGAAGAAGAGCCTCATATAAAGCATGGTAATGAACCGATTATTGATAAATTAATAAATGATGCACAACTTCCCTTGTATCCTGGTTGTGAAGAATTATCAAAACTGTCCTTTATTTTGAAACTATTCCAAATAAAATGCATGGATGGGATGACAAATAAAGCATTTTCTAATATTCTTAAAATGTTTAAGAATACATTGCCGAAAGGGGCTGATGTTCCGTCCTCATATTATGAAGCAAGAAAAATGATTACTGATTTAGGGTTCAATTATATAAAAATAGAGGCATGTGTGAATGCTTGTATGCTCTTTTGGAAAGAACATGTTAATCTTGAAAAATGTAATATATGTGAGAAAAAGCGTGATATGAGCTCTCCAAAGGTGTTACGTTATTTTCCAATAATTCCTAGGTTACAAAGGTTATTCATGTCATCTAAAACGTCAGTTGACATGAGATGGCATTTAGAAAGGAGAAAGGATGATGGAGTCCTTAGACATCCTGCTGATAGTGAAGCATGGAAACATTTTGATAAGTTGTATCCATCATTTGCGGAAGAATCTCGAAATGTAAGGTTAGGCTTAGCAAGTGATGGGTTTAACCCATTTGGCGGATTGAGAAGTGATTATAGCATCTGGCCTGTAGTGATAGTTGTATATAATCTACCGCCGTGGATGTGTATGAAACAACCGTATTCCATTCTATCTTTACTAATTCCTGGAAAAAGTTCACCTGGAAATAATATTGATGTATATTTAGCACCTTTAATTGAGGAATTACAACAATTATGGGAAGTTGGATCTACAACTTTTGATGTTGTTACGGGTGAATATTTTAACATGCGAGCTGCTCTTTTGTGGACTATTAATGATTTTCCTGCATATGCTAACTTATCCGGATGGTCTACTAAAGGTTATAAGGCATGCCCTTTCTGTATGAGTGACACTAACTCTTTGCGTTTGCCTAATTGCTCAAAAATTTGCTTCATGGACCATCGTTGTTTTTTGCCTATTGATCATACATGGCGATATTGTAAAACTTTCAACGGAAAGGAAGAGAGAAGAGCAGCTCCATCGCAGTTATCAGGGCATGAGATTCTATCACAAGTTCATGAGTTTGATGGTATGAAGTATGGGAAAACTATTACTCATCCAAAGAGAGATGATAATTGGAAAAAGAAAA GAAAAACTAAAGATAGCATAAAAGCAAGACATGATTTGAAATTTCTGAAAATTAGAAATCATTTAGCTCCTAAACTTGTAAATGGGAAATGGCATATGCCACCAGCTCCTTATACATTGTCCAGGGATCAAAAAGAAAAGGTTTGTAAATTTTTGGAAGGCATAAAGGTTCCTGATGGGTACTCGTCTAACTTTTCCAAGTGTATAAATTTAGACAAGTGTAAGATATGGGGACTCAAATCTCGTGATTGTCATGTAATTTTGGAGCAACTACTACCATTTGCTATTCGCAGAGTATCTCAGCCTAAGGTATATGAGGTGGTTTCTAAATTGAGCACATTTTTCAAGGAGCTATGTTCAAAGACTTTGAAATTAGAAGTGTTAGATCGCATTCAAGAACACATTATTATCACATTGTGTGAGATGGATAAAatatttcttccttcttttttcGATATTATGGTGCACTTGTGTGTTCACCTGGCTGTGGAAGCAAAAATTGCGGGACCTGTGCAATATCGTTGGATGTACCCGATAGAAAG GTTTAAGTGTTACGTTCGCAATAAGAACAGACCAGAAGGTTCGATTGCAGAAGGATATATTATTGAAGAATGCATGCTTTTTTGTTCAAAGTACTTGTGTGAAATTGagacaaaatataaccaaaccgAAAGAAATGCGGATATCGAAATTGATGGTTATAAGGGTTTAGCGATATTCAAACCATCAGGCATCCCTCTAGGTAAAGCTAAAACACGACAGCTTACGGATATTGAGTTAATGCAGGCTCAAGATTACATTCTTAAAAATTGTGAGGAAGCCGAATCGTATATAAG TGAATACAATGAAG AAACTGAATGtcttgatgatgatggagatgcaTTGCAACAAAGTCATCCAGAATCTATCCTCGATGGGTTTTCAGCTTCGATAGGGAAGGATGGTATCCATAATATTTCAGATCTTAGAGATGACATAGGAGACATAATAGTTGATTCAAATGATCAAAATCAACCTAAAGTGGCTAATGGCACTGAAACTGGATATGATGACATCAGTGATAATTCTAACGACGAAGATGATTATAGTGATTCGAATGGTGATGAAGAGAGTGACGAAGATACTGATATAGCTTAA
- the LOC141631276 gene encoding uncharacterized protein LOC141631276: MDVLNYSIRRNLLNSIEKGKATLHSHVETRVKLNNINNVQSGLGNNWRFVDNNAVRDGGRIWVMWDAALFCVIAISKEVQVIKDADIRSLWTSLVSMSSGVAGPWLVMGDFNNVLYFYERIGSKEGDARVFSRIDRVMANVQWILSGPTGTVNFLPEGLFDHSPCIFNIWDYSSRKKGSFKYFTMLSKDEKFTDVVKQVWLRKEQLPNLFKDLEGAKNLFLGQKAKISWMQCNDENTHYFDNSIKSRRSQNKVLSITDMNGNMCSDNNCIENAFIEYYKHLLGSSEVVNKVNPRIVRRGKLVSDTFAAVMVLPVTVAEVQKALFSIPSEKAPRPDGYSSCFLKNAYEVNGKDVLGAVMEFFVNGQML, from the exons ATGGACGTGCTCAATTACTCCATTAGAAGGAACCTTCTGAACAGCATTGAGAAGGGGAAGGCCACATTACATTCTCATG TAGAGACTAGAGTCAAACTAAATAATATCAATAATGTTCAATCTGGATTGGGTAACAATTGGAGGTTTGTGGATAATAATGCTGTTAGGGATGGTGGTAGAATTTGGGTAATGTGGGATGCAGCCTTGTTCTGTGTTATTGCGATTAGTAAAGAGGTACAGGTTAT CAAAGATGCAGATATAAGGAGTTTATGGACCTCCCTGGTTAGTATGTCATCTGGTGTTGCTGGACCTTGGTTAGTGATGGGAGATTTCAATAATGTTTTATACTTTTATGAGAGAATAGGGTCTAAG GAAGGTGATGCTAGGGTATTTAGCAGAATAGATAGAGTGATGGCCAATGTTCAGTGGATTTTGTCAGGGCCAACTGGTACGGTAAACTTCTTGCCAGAAGGGCTCTTTGACCATAGTCCTTGTATTTTCAATATATGGGATTACAGTAGCAGGAAAAAAGGGAGTTTCAAGTACTTCACAATGTTGAGTAAGGATGAAAAGTTCACTGATGTTGTGAAGCAGGTTTG GCTGAGGAAAGAGCAGTTGCCAAATCTTTTTAAGGATTTGGAAGGGGCAAAAAACTTATTCTTAGGACAGAAAGCTAAGATAAGTTGGATGCAGTGCAATGATGAAAATACTCATTATTTTGATAACTCTATTAAGTCTAGAAGATCCCAGAATAAGGTGCTTAGCATTACTGATATGAATGGCAATATGTGCAGTGATAACAATTGTATTGAGAATGCCTTTATTGAGTATTATAAGCATCTCTTGGGCAGTTCTGAGGTTGTGAATAAAGTGAACCCTAGGATTGTTAGAAGGGGAAAACTTGTTTCTGATACCTTTGCAGCTGTCATGGTTCTTCCTGTCACTGTTGCTGAAGTTCAGAAGGCCTTGTTCTCTATTCCTAGTGAGAAGGCCCCTAGACCTGATGGGTATTCTTCTTGTTTCTTGAAGAATGCATATGAAGTTAATGGCAAAGATGTACTTGGGGCAGTCATGGAATTCTTTGTTAATGGTCAAATGCTCTAG